Proteins from a genomic interval of Diospyros lotus cultivar Yz01 chromosome 6, ASM1463336v1, whole genome shotgun sequence:
- the LOC127804436 gene encoding uncharacterized protein LOC127804436 encodes MAALKPKAGEAQGVRINQPLSPEIMAAIPPERLRIPAIKPYVGTFDPMDHLDLFTSHMMVQDASDAMWCRVFLATLEGHARAWYSNLAHHSIVSFAQLRGSFLTHFAPLRRHRRSTMALVSMKQNQGEPLKDFVSRFNMEALSIENFDHNVAMVAFQNALRPGPFAQSLAKTPPSTFTDILGWATKYINAEEVMQAKKTEHVEKKDKKKHPEERKSDDRREKHRPRWDSGGFTPLNAPRAEILATIEGKDYLKKPRLMKASSDKRNRSKYCRFHRDHGHDTEECHQLKEETQELINRGFLKSYMAKAGDSRGRKDQRSRSRSPSKRDRTEDRNRARRERSHRGEDDHPQPSIFHTLAVGEVPVMKGEKGGAVWLKRSRSVDLISFSDSDLPGYSNRNDPLVITAELGKWELWRILVDLGSSSEILYRQAFLGMGYEMTHLRTARVPLVGFDGEAVYS; translated from the coding sequence ATGGCCGCCCTAAAGCCGAAGGCTGGAGAGGCTCAGGGAGTAAGGATAAATCAGCCCCTTAGCCCGGAGATCATGGCAGCCATACCACCGGAGCGTCTCCGCATCCCGGCCATTAAGCCTTATGTGGGGACCTTTGACCCGATGGATCACCTTGATCTCTTTACCTCTCACATGATGGTACAAGACGCctcagacgcgatgtggtgtaggGTTTTCTTAGCCACCCTGGAGGGGCATGCACGGGCTTGGTATTCAAATCTGGCTCATCATTCCATCGTAAGTTTTGCACAACTCCGAGGCAGCTTTCTGACGCATTTTGCACCTCTCCGGAGACATCGAAGGTCTACCATGGCCTTGGTAAGTATGAAGCAGAACCAAGGAGAGCCCTTGAAGGACTTCGTCTCACGATTTAATATGGAGGCCTTGAGCATAGAGAACTTTGACCACAACGTAGCTATGGTGGCGTTCCAGAACGCCCTAAGGCCTGGCCCTTTCGCCCAGTCATTAGCCAAAACGCCCCCGAGTACGTTCACGGACATATTGGGCTGGGCcacgaagtacataaatgccgAAGAGGTCATGCAGGCTAAGAAGACGGAGCATGtggagaagaaggataaaaagaagcatCCGGAGGAAAGGAAAAGTGACGACCGAAGGGAAAAACATCGTCCTCGGTGGGATTCGGGTGGTTTTACTCCTCTGAATGCCCCGAGGGCAGAGATCCTTGCTACTATTGAGGGTAAAGACTACTTGAAAAAGCCTCGACTGATGAAGGCGTCGTCCGACAAAAGGAACCGAAGTAAATACTGTCGTTTTCATCGGGATCATGGTCATGATACGGAGGAATGTCACCAATTAAAGGAGGAGACTCAGGAGCTCATCAATCGAGGTTTCCTGAAGAGCTACATGGCCAAAGCAGGTGATTCTCGGGGAAGGAAGGACCAACGGTCGCGATCGAGGAGCCCCTCCAAGAGGGACCGCACGGAGGATCGAAATCGGGCTCGGCGGGAGAGATCGCATAGAGGGGAAGATGATCATCCTCAGCCTTCGATATTCCATACACTCGCAGTAGGGGAGGTCCCGGTCATGAAGGGTGAAAAAGGTGGTGCCGTCTGGCTGAAAAGATCGAGGAGTGTGGATCtaatctctttttcagatagcGACCTCCCGGGATACTCGAATCGAAATGATCCGCTGGTGATAACAGCCGAGCTCGGGAAATGGGAGCTTTGGCGGATCCTCGTGGATCTAGGGAGCTCTTCGGAAATCTTGTATCGGCAggccttcttaggcatggggtaTGAAATGACGCATTTGAGGACAGCGAGGGtccctttggtgggatttgatggtgaaGCCGTATATTCATAA